The genomic DNA CGCGGACTTCGATCGGGATTGAACGATCGACGCCGTAGTACGCGCGCACGGGCGTGAGCTGGGCGTATGCGACCGACGACCCAAACAGAGACGCTCCTGCGATGATGCTGGCAGCGAGCGTGGCAACGTGCTTCAGGGGGTGGTCCATCGGACCAGAGGATACCGAGGTAGCCGCAGGAAGTTGTGGGTGATCAGTCCGGTCCGCCCGCAGGAGTACCCGCGGTCTGGAGATCGATCTGGACCCAGACATTGCGCAGCGCGGCAGAGCTGCCGTGCGTGTCCTCTTCCATGGGAAGCATGTTATAGATCTGTCGGCTCACATCGTTGAACCACACGATCGCGAGGTCGGCACGAAGGATGTTCATCCCGAGCTCGTGGTTGTAGTCCATCTGCGTGCGAAGGCCATCCGCGGCGATTGCGGATCGAGCCGGCTCAATCTGGAAGAGACGCGTGGCTCCATTGGGGCCGAGCCCGCGGTACTGGTAGTTCGAGACTATCTCGCCGTTCTCACCCTTCCAGAGCTTGGAGTACGCGGCGAACGGATGCTTGCCGGAGTGCGAAGGGCAGTAGAACGCGGGCGGGGCAGCCAAGTACTCGCCGACGTAGAGCAACCCGAGGCCGTCCCACTCGAAGTCTGCTTCAGTATCCTCGTTG from Phycisphaeraceae bacterium includes the following:
- a CDS encoding DUF1559 domain-containing protein; translation: MPSRGAPYTGERRNARDSVSRGFSLIDVLVTLMVIALLLGILLPSMNKARETARRVVCASNVRQIGLAVAMYADDSKNHIPYTVFAPPGARNEELELADTVIVRFSSSRFNEDTEADFEWDGLGLLYVGEYLAAPPAFYCPSHSGKHPFAAYSKLWKGENGEIVSNYQYRGLGPNGATRLFQIEPARSAIAADGLRTQMDYNHELGMNILRADLAIVWFNDVSRQIYNMLPMEEDTHGSSAALRNVWVQIDLQTAGTPAGGPD